In Nilaparvata lugens isolate BPH chromosome 5, ASM1435652v1, whole genome shotgun sequence, the following proteins share a genomic window:
- the LOC111045500 gene encoding kunitz-type serine protease inhibitor HCRG2-like, whose protein sequence is MASIKVMCLTILFASLVIMSVSAHHPPGSPCWEKAERGSCDGKVTRYFHNHDDDKCEPFVYSGCGGNGNNFNTYQDCQKACAHAH, encoded by the exons ATGGCCAGCATCAAGGTTATGTGTTTGACAATCCTCTTTGCATCTCTTGTAATCATGAGTGTATCTG CGCATCACCCCCCTGGCTCCCCGTGCTGGGAAAAGGCTGAGAGAGGGAGCTGTGATGGCAAGGTGACCCGCTACTTCCACAACCATGATGATGACAAGTGTGAGCCGTTCGTCTACAGCGGGTGCGGTGGAAATGGAAACAACTTCAACACATACCAAGATTGCCAGAAGGCATGTGCTCATGCTCATTAA